The following coding sequences are from one Gossypium hirsutum isolate 1008001.06 chromosome A12, Gossypium_hirsutum_v2.1, whole genome shotgun sequence window:
- the LOC107920025 gene encoding uncharacterized protein: MSEQWVTARIQQKGDGRCIPWVSLRDLIVAHLDTKRKFDIFSLSIYGLAIFPKALRHIDEAVVEFFDRLDKGVAPVPAIITETFRSLSACRKASKGRFIGCAQLLLVWFHSHYWKVDKVSYRAFSESYSLLKEIAAMSRRDDISEENWIALLRNLQEDDVEWRAHWFVPDEILYRCGSFDWVPLLRIWGAAGYAPLLVLRQYRSRQFIPMTHGLAQSEFAYREKNYKKKVQEISNAWKQTRWMKRLAVGSMKTPEYKGWFSKRVNDNIPEPSLENVRTMEEYLQVIPSELEIVKRDFEERNTELGKKIEQLEEEKMHLRLDADVQKLKAEKLRKGKRMVKEDLDSLKTDYKKLRMSMRTAELGKTSE, encoded by the coding sequence ATGAGTGAACAATGGGTTACAGCTAGAATTCAGCAAAAGGGTGATGGTAGGTGCATTCCTTGGGTAAGTTTGAGGGATCTGATCGTAGCACATCTGGATACAAAGAGGAAATTTGACATCTTCTCCCTAAGTATCTATGGTTTAGCAATTTTTCCCAAGGCTTTAAGGCATATAGATGAAGCAGTTGTTGAATTCTTCGATCGACTTGATAAAGGGGTCGCACCGGTGCCGGCAATTATTACTGAGACATTTAGATCCTTGAGTGCATGTCGGAAGGCAAGTAAAGGTAGATTTATAGGGTGTGCGCAGTTATTATTGGTTTGGTTCCACAGCCATTACTGGAAGGTAGATAAGGTTTCCTATCGGGCTTTTTCTGAGAGTTACTCCCTGTTAAAGGAGATAGCAGCCATGTCTAGGAGAGATGACATATCAGAAGAAAATTGGATCGCGCTCCTTCGAAATCTTCAAGAAGAtgatgttgagtggagagctcatTGGTTTGTTCCTGATGAGATCCTCTATCGGTGTGGgagttttgattgggtacctctaCTTCGAATTTGGGGAGCTGCTGGATATGCCCCTTTGCTCGTTTTAAGACAGTACAggtcaaggcagtttataccgaTGACACATGGATTAGCCCAGAGTGAGTTTGCATATAGGGAGAAAAATTATAAGAAGAAGGTTCAAGAGATTTCTAATGCTTGGAAACAGACGCGCTGGATGAAGAGATTGGCTGTTGGATCAATGAAGACTCCTGAATACAAGGGTTGGTTCAGTAAAAGAGTTAATGATAATATCCCCGAGCCGAGTTTGGAGAATGTTCGTACGATGGAAGAATATTTGCAAGTAATCCCTTCCGAGCTTGAAATCGTAAAACGAGACTTCGAAGAGAGAAATACTGAGTTGGGGAAAAAGATAGAACAATTAGAGGAGGAAAAGATGCATTTGAGATTGGATGCTGACGTTCAGAAACTCAAGGCCGAGAAgttgagaaaaggaaaaagaatggtTAAGGAAGACCTGGACAGTTTGAAGACTGATTACAAGAAGCTACGTATGTCGATGAGAACTGCCGAGTTGGGGAAGACTTCAGAGTAG